The Suricata suricatta isolate VVHF042 chromosome 3, meerkat_22Aug2017_6uvM2_HiC, whole genome shotgun sequence genome contains the following window.
CGTGCCTGGTTATCATTTCCTGGGCGCGGGGCCTGTGAACCTCACAGACTCTCGTCTTTCCCTCCACAGTATGAGAAAGCTTTCTCAGCCAAGTATCTGCAGAACTGGTCGCCCGCCAGACCAACAAAAGAGGTATTCGTGGGCAGGGCTCCTGCAAGGCCACTTTGATCCTGTACCCCGTGTTCTCTGTAACTGACTGGCCCTAACTCCTTTAGCCCGCTCTAAATTCCAAGACCCTCCTCTCCCTCCGCCCTGAACTCAAGCCCCTAGGACACCTCTCTTTTCCACTCCGTTTTCACAAATGCTTTTCTCATTGCCTCTACCCCAGAGAATTTCTTCCCACGAAGGCTACACTCAGTTTATCGCCAATGACCGTGGCCATCTGCTGCCCTCAGTGCCCCGTTCCAAGGTGAGATGCTGAACCCCATTCCTCTTGAGGAAGTAAAGAACTGAGACACAGAAGTGTCTGAGATCGGAGGTTTGCAACCGAGCACCCCACTGTCTGGAAATTAAAGTTCTGTCTATTTCACACTGCAACACGACCGCCCCCAAACTTCCAGCCAGTTTATCCGACACGACAGAGTGGTGTTTAGCACCCAGGACTCCTTACACTGATGAACACCTTCCCGTGACGACACTTCCACAGTGGGCACTCTGCCAGACTTAGGCCAAGGGCACAGGAGTGAATTTGGGCCCACAGAGTTAACATGAAGAAAAAGCAGAGTAACCTGAATGAGGAGGGAGTAAAGGAAGGGGGGAGGCTGTGCGCTCGGTCTGATTTCACCGCCGCACATCCCAAGGGTACAGAGCAGAGGTCAGATCCTGGCAGTGAGGAGTCTGTTGAAGACCCATGTCTTCCTCCCTTTAGGCAAGTCCTTGGGGATCCTTCATGGGCACCTGGCAAATGCCTCTGAAGGTGCCCCCCGCTCGGGTGACCCTGACCTCCCGTACGGTGGCCAGTGCTGCCTCCCTCACCAAATGGATACAGGAAAATCCGGATTTGCTCAAAGCCTCCAATGGGCTGCGGCCTGAAATCTTTGGCAAGGTATCTACTCCTCCCACCTAACCTCCAATGCTAGGATCTGTTTCAACCTCAAAAATGCCTGTTATAGCAGCACTAGCCCAGCAGGGGGAGCCTCTAACCAGCTCTGTCTTAGCCTGTCAAGTCCCCATCTTCTGCCGCCTAAGAAGAGCTTGTGACATTTTATGCTGCATAGTGTAAAATGACCTGATCTGACCTTTTTGCCCgtgggacagggagaaagggagttAGAATTCTAAGGTGGATCGGAATGACCTAGACCAGACCAGAGACATGATGGTCTCTTCCATTCTACCCGACAGCCTCACGATCCGGACAGTCAGAGGAAACTGGGGAAGCCGACCAGAAAGACCGTACAACAGGCACCAAGTCCCACCATGATCCCAAGCTCCCCAGAGGCAAACCTCCGTTCCCCGGACCAGCCCCAAAGCCCACACCCCTCTGCAGGTCACACTCCAGGCCCCCAAAGCCCACCCAGCTCTCCTAAGAGCCCACCTGGAAGCCCATGGATGCCGGAACCCTGCGCATGTCCTAACCGAGCTGAGGTCCAGGAGCACAAACCTGGAAGTCCACAGGCACCAAGGGACCACCCTGAGGACACCTGTCTAGAGATGGAGTGAAGTAAACGAGACCCCGGGTGAAGAAGGCAGAACAGGGAAATCACAGGGTGGGGATAATGGTGAATgtggaaaataaacattgtttgTGGAATCTTTTACCGATTTGGATGTTTGCCTCCTGTTACGGCTGGTAACCAACCCATCACTAGTAACCAACCCATACCtcggaggaggggtgggggaaacagTAGGAAAAAGAACATGACAGTGGCACGTTTCTACAAGGGCTGAGCAGTGATACTCCAGAAGTGACCAAGAGGAAGTTGGTCTGAATCGTAGCAAAAGAAATCTCAGATCACCAGTCAGTTTTCACCCTGAGCACTCCCACTACGGCTTCTGAGTCAGAAGTGCAGCCTGGAGCAGAGCATGCGTGCGCGTGTCTGAGGAAGATGGGGGGCGAAGTGAGGGAAGCCAGGCGAGGGCAGAAGACGCTGTAACCCTCAGGACAGTGAGCACGCAGGGAAGACAAAGCAGGGAGAGTTAGAGGAGTGAAACTCAAGCACACTACATACATAGTTTGAATACTGAAGATACAGAAGTGAAtcgaagacagagaagaaaaacacagagatgGTAAGTAGAAACTGAGGGCATGATGGCTGCTGTTCCCCGACCCCAATCAGCCGAATGGGAAGAAGCGACCGAAAGAGTGAAGATCCGCTTCCCAGCTTCTGACACGAGTTTAGCATTCTGTCCCGCCTCGTCCCGGCGCTGGCTGTTCAGCCCGATGCCCTTGCCAAACCTCTCCCAGTCCCAATGCCAAAGCGTTCCCTCTGGACACTCGTCCCTTGTTCCAAGAAACGATCAGCGTGGAAAACCCAAGACCACCTGGGAGCGGGGAGCAAGACGCTCGTGGCAGCGGGTCCCCACGGTCCCAGCTGAAGCAAGGTCTTCCTGTCCAACGGCCACCAGTTCCAGGCTGTTCCTCCTCTCCAACCCACAGGGGAACCAACAAGTgagacagacaagacagatgtTAGCCCTGGGTTTCCAAGAGCATCAAAACCATGCTCCCACCACGGGAGGTAGGGACCCAAGAGCCTGGCTCATGTGGATTTTCAGAGCAGCGAGTCTTCCCATTAAATTACAAATTTTTGCCGGGTCTCCACAATCCCTCCTGTCTggtctctgctcccctctctgttCCAGTCTGTGCTCAGCCCGTCACCCCTCGGCAGCCAGCTGGCTGGTGCCCCGCTCCCTCCCGGGCTCACAGCGTGCTGGCTGGCACCAGGAGGTTTATGAGCAGTTCTCGGTGGGATTCTGGGAGCTGAGAAAACGCAAAGCCTCCATATGCTaaacttccttcctcctgctccttccgTCTCTGAGGCTTCTGTATGATATTTGATCTCTGGCTACTTGCATTTGATTCCCTAAAGACTGTTCCCGGGGTGAGCTGCAGACGTGAGGCTCCCTCAGGCTGGGGGAGGTGGCACCTGAGAGCCGAGGGAGCGGGGAGGAAACGGGCTCCCCGCACCCGCCGTTCTCCGGCTTCTCTCGATTTCAAGGAGAGTCAAAGACAATATGATTACTTTAATTCAGTCTCAGAATAGGATGTCTCTTGAACTTGGATTAGAAAAGAGGCTCATTTCTCCAGAaatgcggtgggggtggggggtaaccCTTCATAGGTTCAATGATAACTTTCTGGGTCTTCCTTTTGCATCAAGAGCTATATATCTTCTCCCCAAAGCACCTGCTTCAAGAGTCAACTGACTCACTTTATCTCCCTCCAGCTGGGACAGGCTAATTCCCGCCACCCCCGCCTCTCTGCTCTCAGTCATGCTGTGTGGGCGCTGAAGACCCTGGGCTCTGACCAGTGAACAGAACTGTCCTTTAAGCCAGCAACCCAGAGGCGGCGGCACCCACAGCCCTGCTCCCGGTCCCCGTGGTGGAGGCCACAGAGCTGGCATTGTTTCCACTGTCTCAGGAAGAAGGAGCCAAAAGCTGACCGTCAGCACAAATCAAGGCCCAATATGGACAGAGAATGAGGGCTCCTAGGCCCGGAGTAGGCTGCAGGCTGGGGGCAGGAAAAGGGAATTTTTGACTCATTGCATCTTTAGAAACAAGGGGGAAACCAGACCCTCTCCCGCGGCCGTGGCTCTATAAGGTATCCTACTGCTACCGAGCTCCAAGGGGACGTGCACGCACAAAGGGTCTAAATAAATCAGGAGAACTTCGCTTTGGCTGGAGAAGAGAGTCACAAACAGGAAGACAGGTCAGCGAATCATTTATGGGAAGACAAGGCTGGGAGCTTCAGCTCTTCACATGGCCGCCAGCCCGACAGAGGACAGCACAGTAAGGACCAAGACGGCCACGCCGGACTGGTACAGCTGGGGGGTCTTCAGGCCTTTCCCGAGGTCCCACAtctgcagaaaaaaagaagaaggaagcaaGAGAGGATGTCAGCCTCGGGGCCCTGGGCCCTGTCCTGAGTGAGAAGGGAGCTCCACATATTGGGGGGCGACCGCTGTCGGCCTGGTTCCAGGGGAGAGCACTTGGCTCCGCCCCACCTCCACCTTCTCAAAGCCCAAGACAGGGCACCTaccgccccctcctcccagggacAGGAAAGGCGTCCTCGGCCCCTATATACAGAAGCTTCCAGACTGAACAGACGGAACTTTCCCTCATGACACCACCGCCAAATCAGTATTTCCCCAAGCGCGTCCCTCCACAACCTAGTTCCTCAGAAAGTGGAAAGCCACTACACGGGGGAGAAAAGTTCAACAGTCAAATGAGTCTGGGGAACATTCAGCTGCGAGACTTCTGGAACAACCCATAAACGTACGCCGTGAGGCTCCAAAATGGCGACGGGCTGCACGCGGTTCCGGAAACACCCGCTGAGAAGTCACGTCGGTCCGAGAACCAGGGCTCTAAGAAAGCACTCTGGGTTCTAGAACACGACTTCTCAATTCTGTTTGCCGGTATATTTATAGCAAAAGCTcatgaaagaataatatttaccgTTAGCATGTGTCCTACTAAATTtccggccttttttttttttttttttaagtaatctctacgcccaatatggggcttgaattcataacccCAAGAGTCACActctccaccgactgagccagccgggtgcccctgaaTTTCTGGTTTTGTTGGTAACAACCCACTAACCTGATTTCCTGCCCACCACAGCAAGAACCAGGATTTAACACACACTGATCTAGACCCTCTTGCACCCCAGGGACACGCACACATTGTGCTCTAAGTCACGGAAAGGTCCCCTCGGGCAAGAGCAGAATTTCCAGGTTCTACACCTTCCACACTTGGCTGCCCACACTCCGGGTTAAGCTGACTAAGTCAGGGGCGCTTCGGGGAAAGGTCCGGGGGAGCACCacgtgggtgggggtgggagtcgGGCCTCTGCTTGGATCACGTGAAGAGTCAGATTCCACGCAGAGCTGTTTTGCTTCTAGAGGAAGagcattttaccaaaaaaataaaaaataaaaaaaataaaaaggagtccTACAGGCcggtagtgggggggggggacactccCCAGGACGCCAGGGACCCTGTCACTTCTCAGTCTTCTACATCAATGCCACTGCCCACGGCCCAGCAGGTCTTCCGGGAAGGCAGCGATCGGGCTCAGAGGGCCAGAACTAGGGCTGTCACGGAGAGCTGATCAAATCCTGTCCCACACTCAGAGCCAGTTCttgccacaggaaaaaaaaataaaagcagatttaAGGGCTTAAGAAAAGCCTTTGGGCTCCCCACTTCTGTCAACAGAGAGATTACCACTACAGGCGGGAGCCAGGGAGAAAAGCCTTGACTGCGTTCTGAGACTGCAaagcctcttcccctcccctcccctctgacgCAACAGGAGCAGACACAGGGCGAACCTCGCCTGAGTCGGGATGCGAACAGAGGCGGCTCATCAGCGGACTCTCCTGAGACTGTTCTGTGGGACAGGAAGCCAGTAATGGAGGTGTCCTCccgctctctcccctccccgagGGCAGTGAGGTCATCGTGAATCAAACTGAACACCGCCCCGGAACAGTTGATGGATGCACTTAATTAAATAGGCCATTTAGTCCCTCACTTTTCTGATTCCATTAAATTGTCTTTTGGACCAGACTGAAATTCAGAAAGTGCTTGTCTCTTGGCTCTGATGTGGAGGTTTTGAGGTCAGATTAAGGCACAAGTATCCATCGGACAGGTGACTCAAGTCCAGGAGGAACGGAAGGTGAGAAACAGCAGAATCATAACTGTCTGCCGGGAAAGAAGCAAGACTAGGGGCAGGGAGAccacaaaaatcttaaaatgctGGATGAGGGGCTGAGCTCTGACCTGGAGCAGGTGTGAGTAAGCTTTAGTCCCTTTataaagacagggagacaccagATTTGTAGGAGACAACAATTTTTAGGTcatcaaaaaatgtttaaccccaatattaaaatctgggatCCTAGGTACCCTGCTCCTGTTAAAGGTGGCCCCATTTTCTCTAAGAGTGCAACTAAAACCAAATACactagggccgcctgggtggctcagtcagttgggcagccaacttcagctcaggtcatgatcctgtgctttatgggttcaagccccaggtcaggctctgtgctgacagctcagagcccggagcctgcttcggattctgtgtctccctctttctgcccctcccctgcttgaactctgtctctctctccctcaaaaataaagaaacattaaaaaaaaaaaaaagacgcacTCCCCACTTATctccagttaaaaaaacaaacagtgcaATCCAATGTTAAGATAACAGAAGTTAACAGAAGTTAATATATTTGACTCTGGCTGGACTTGTCACCCTGGACCGGCAGGAATGTTAAGACTGAAATCAGCCATCACCTAGCTCCTAACTGAAACCCCAGGGTCTAGAACGGAGCCTGACACCCAGTAGGGACCAAATGTGCTTCCCCTGCCAGGGAGATGGCGGCCTCAGGGGTGTCCTGCACAACACGCCTCACAAACATGACGCATGCTCAGCCAGCCCGAGCAAGCATCCACCAGGCCTGCACCCAGTGCTCGGCGGCCCCGCCAGCAGGGCTGCCGAGGGGCGTGCGGGGATCCCGTTCAGTTTCCCAGGAGGCCCCTGGGCAAAGGGCAGGACAACTAGCTTCAGGGGTGGCACCAGACCCAGGCACCAAGGGGAGAACCCCACATTCCCCTCTATTCCCTTCACCCAGAAAGCGTGCACACAGCAAACTTACCAAATGTCGGATCCCATTCCAGGTGTGATACATGAGGGGGAAGACGAGAGCGAACTTGGCCGTGTAGATCAGTGATGGCCCCAGACTCAGGGACTTGACGAGTTCCAGATGAGACTCAAAGTCCCCAGGGAGCAAGAGGGCCGACAAGCCAAAAAGCGAGACCCCTGAGGAGAAAACCAAGTACGCCCATTACCGCCGCCCGCCAGCCACGGCCAACGGAGCACGCAGAGCCCGTTCTGTGACAGGCCCGGGCACCTGTCACTCAATTCTCACCCATTTTGGACCGGGGAAGACTTAAACTAGTGCTCATGTCTGTGGTGGGGGGTAGGCTGCTTGGGGCTTGACCCTAGTCTCTGAAATCTGCCATATACGTTAGCTTATTACTCCTCCTGGCAACAGTGCTCTCTATAAAAATGACACCTACCACTCCTTAAGTCACCTCTGACCGTCTCCAGATTATCATCTCAGTAAGAGGAAAAATAGTATATTCAGTCCTACATAAAGactgagaaaaaattttaatccttCAAATctctaccacacacacaaaaaatgtaactcaaaatggatcagagagcTACATGTAAGAGTTAAACCAAGAAAATTCTTAGGAGACCACAGCAGTAAGTCTTTGTGACCCAAGATTAGGCACTGGTTTCTTAATATGGTGCCCATGGCCTCGCGACAAACGAATAATCTGGACTGTATCAAAAATTCTCTGTGCTGCAAGCAATgtcatcaagaaagtaaaaagatgaggaaaagggACAGCATAGGGACGAAAGTCAATGACGCCGCAGCAGCGATGTGTGGTGACAGCATAGGGACTGAAGTCAATGACGCTGCAGCAGCCATGTGCGGTGACAGCATAGGGACTGAAGTCAATGACGCCGCAGCAGCCATGTGCAGTGACAGCATAGGGACTGAAGTCAATGACGCCGCAGCAGCCATGTGCGGTGACAGCATACGGACTGAAGTCAATGACGCCGCAGCAGCCATGTGCGGTGACAGACGGTGGCCACCCCCGCGGCGAGCCCGGCATACTGGGCAGAGACGCTACATCAGTGTGCTATACATCTGACCCACGGAACACTGTGTACTCactatactcaaatttttaaaaaaagtaaaaacacagagAGCAAATATTTGTAAGTCATTTGTCTGATAAGGGACCTATATCCAGAATATACTAAAGATgcttataactcaataataaaaagacaacccagttGAAAACGGGgcaaaggaggggcgcctggctggctcagtcagaagctcatgggactcttgatctcggggtcaggagttggagccccacactgtgagcagagattcctaaaaaa
Protein-coding sequences here:
- the SDHC gene encoding succinate dehydrogenase cytochrome b560 subunit, mitochondrial; protein product: MAALLLRHVGRHCLRAHLSPQLCIRNAVPLGTTAKEEMERFWNKNAGLNRPLSPHITIYSWSLPMAMSICHRGTGMALSAGVSLFGLSALLLPGDFESHLELVKSLSLGPSLIYTAKFALVFPLMYHTWNGIRHLMWDLGKGLKTPQLYQSGVAVLVLTVLSSVGLAAM
- the CFAP126 gene encoding protein Flattop; this translates as MAANYSANQYEKAFSAKYLQNWSPARPTKERISSHEGYTQFIANDRGHLLPSVPRSKASPWGSFMGTWQMPLKVPPARVTLTSRTVASAASLTKWIQENPDLLKASNGLRPEIFGKPHDPDSQRKLGKPTRKTVQQAPSPTMIPSSPEANLRSPDQPQSPHPSAGHTPGPQSPPSSPKSPPGSPWMPEPCACPNRAEVQEHKPGSPQAPRDHPEDTCLEME